In Nicotiana tabacum cultivar K326 chromosome 19, ASM71507v2, whole genome shotgun sequence, one DNA window encodes the following:
- the LOC142173523 gene encoding uncharacterized protein LOC142173523: MVISWLTNSLTPDIAGSVQYSDTAQSIWTQLNKRYGIVNGTRVFEIKQELAFTSQGSLDIASYFNKLKKLWDELGFMCASRGSSCTCTAKSEIKERMMKTSCISFLWGLMKLMLELGVICS, from the coding sequence ATGGTCATCTCTTGGTTGACCAACTCCCTTACACCAGACATAGCTGGAAGTGTTCAATATTCTGACACTGCCCAAAGCATTTGGACTCAACTTAATAAAAGGTATGGTATTGTAAATGGAACCAGGGTATTTGAGATAAAACAAGAGTTAGCTTTCACCAGTCAGGGGTCTCTAGACATAGCATCTTACTTCAACAAACTCAAGAAATTATGGGATGAATTGGGTTTCATGTGTGCCTCTCGTGGTAGCTCTTGCACATGTACTGCTAAATCTGAGATCAAAGAGAGGATGATGAAAACAAGTTGCATCAGTTTTTTATGGGGATTAATGAAACTTATGTTGGAGTTAGGAGTAATCTGCTCATAA